DNA from Hwangdonia lutea:
GATAACTCTTATGAGTTTAGATACATTATTGATGGCGTTTATGTTAACGATGAGCAAGCAGATGCTTTTAAAAGCAATGAATTTGCATCGGAAAACGGAGTGTTAACGGTATAGTTAAAACCAAAAAAATTAAACTAAAAAGCGCTTTCAAATTTATTGAAGGCGCTTTTATTATGCATTCTATTTATATTTTAATAAACTTTTTAGTCCCAAATTTATCGCCAATTTTTACTTTAATAAAGTATATACCAGTCTGTAAATTAGTAACATCTATTTTATTGCTCAAAAGATCTGCTCCATTTAAAACAGATTGACCTGATATATTGGTTATCATATAGTTTGAAACTTTGCCATAATTGCCTGCAAACTTTAAATTTATCTCATTTTCTACAGGGTTAGGGTATAAACTCATATGGTTACTAATATTATTAACATGCTTTACATTAAGCGGATTATCGGTAATTACGGTTTCGAACATACCATTTCCGTGTGTTCCAACTAACAAATGATTGTCTGATGGTCTATAAGATAGAGAGCTTACCAATGCATAGCCAATTTCTGTTGGTGCTTCCCTTGCCCAATCTGTAGTTGTTGGGTCTGATGTACTGTATAATCCTCTGGCGGTACCAACAAAGTAAAGCGTTTGTCCAGCAACTTCAGTAATAGCAGCAGACCTAATAGAATGTGCAGATAAATTACGTTCAACCAAAGTCCAAGTTGGAGTTGCATTAGTTGCGTTTGTGGTTAAAAAAATACTTTCAGTTCCGTAGTTCGAATAGGTGGCTAAAACAATATCGTTGTTTGTTGGATGAATAGCTAAACCGGTTACAATTGAAGGAAATCCTATGGTTGCGGTTGGCGGTGTAATATCTATTGCCGTTGAAATGTTTACAGCATTTTGCGGATCATTTAATCTGTAAATATGGCCTTCATCGCCACCCATTAACAAATAACTTGTTGCGGCATCATACGCACCTCTTGTTGTAGAAAATGCTTGAAAATAATCGGCATGACCAAAAGCGGTATTTGTATCGCTTAAACTCGTCCAGGTATCCTGTGTTACATTGGCACCGTCTGTTGAACGCAATAACGTGCCTTCAGAAGCATAATAAATAGCATTGGTATTTTCTGGGTCTACATGATAATAGGTGACAAACTGACTGGGATAAAGAACATCTGGCATTGTTGACATACGCGGTGTAATCTCGGTATAGCCACTCGTGTTCTGGCAATATCTGTAAAGGGTGCCGTTTTGAGAACCACCAAAAAAGGAAATACCACAACCAGCGTAATTTGGAATAGCCACAGAAACACCATCGCCACTAAGTAAAGGAATGTGGCTTGTTGTAGATGAGGCGCCTATTGATGTGCCACCAACTGTAGTCCCGTTATCTTGTGCGCCTCCAATAACAAAATCAGAGCCAGAATCAGGGTCAATAGATACATGATAAAATTGATAGGTTTGATAGTTGTTGTTAAGTGACGACCAAGCAACAGTAGCTGCAGTTATATCTGCCGTTGCGTGTACGCCGCCATCCGTTCCCGAAAAAAGCACATTGCTACTAAAAGGGCTAAATACTAGCGCATGAATGTCTGCATGGTGGTTAGAGTACGAAGCATATCCTGCAGCAGAAGCATAACCACCAATACGTGTAAACGTTGCATCTACAACAATATCTTCTATTTTGTATGCGTTTGTGCCTCCTATTAAAACAAAATCTTCATCATCAGGTTTTACACTAACCACTAAATCATAACCGCCTTGTACTCCAAAAGGGTCATTCCCATCAGAACAGCCTATCTCATCAGGCAGTTTGCTGGAAAAATTGGTGTAGGTTGTTGTAGATTGGTCCCACATCCATAAATCTGCTTCTACAGCTGGGGTTGTATCGCAATCAGAGATAGTACCATTTACAAATAAAGTATATAACTTATCTTGGTTTGATGGTGCTAAAGCCAAAACAACCCTTCCGGTTGGTGTAAAATCTGATGCATTAATTCTCGACCAAATTCCAGTTGTGCTATTCCCTGTTGAAGACGTCCAAACCCCTTCAATGGAAGCATCGTGTGTTCCAGAAAAAGCGGCATAAACCCTGCCACTAGAAGTAATAGCAATATCTGTTGCATCGCTTGTGCTTGATGGTGATCCATCTCTTTCCGTGGTCCAAGTAAACCCGTCAAATCTCATTATTCTACCTACAACAGCGGCAAATAACTCTCCCGTAGTTGGATGTACGGCTAAATTAAAAATTATATCGAAAACATTGTCAAAAACTTCTTGGGAACCTGATGATGTAGACGGCATTTGTGCCCAAGTAAGGCCACCATTTGTAGATTGCCAAATACCTTGTCCAAAGTAAAAAGCGCCACTTTTAGAAGCTGAATTGCCTAAACCTTCGCCTGTGCCATAATACCAAGTGCTTTCAAAACCAGATCGTGGGTCTTGCACGATGGTTGTTACGTTGTGTATCTCATCATTGGCAGATACTTTTGTCCAACTTGTGCCTCCGTTGGTTGTTCTAAAAACACCACCGCTAACGCCACCAGCAATAAGGGTGTTACCTGTAGCATCACTTCTATCCACAACAACAGCTCTGGTTCTGCCACCTAAATTACTGGGCCCTCTGCTAGAATAAGTGGTTTCCGGTATTTTCGCAGATTTTATATCTTTTTTTAATAAAGAACGCTTCGAATTCATTAATTCAAGATTTTTATCCGCTTTCGAAATAATTCCTGTAATGGGATTAACTTGCCTGTAATATTCGTATAAATTACGGGCTTCGTCGTACCGAGCACGTTCTTCAAGTGTTTTTTTCTTTCCCTGTTGTGTTGGATTAATTGATTTCCTCTCAATTTTAACAAGGGTCTGTTCTTGCGTTTGATTACTCTTTGCAATCAGCACAACTGCAAGCATCAGTAAAAGTGATAATGTAATTAGTAACGTTTTTTTCATGACTAAGAATTTTTAAGTTAAATAGCTACAACACCCTAATGTGTGTGGATTATAATCTACCAAATGAAAATCATTAAAAGTAAAGTCGAAATATCTTTAACTTCAGGTTTTAAAATCATTTGGGGTAGCGGTCTTGAGTCACGAGATAATTGTAGTTCTAATTGCTGATAATGATTTTTGTAAATGTGTGTATTACCAAAGATAAGGATAAATTCGTCAACTTGACAGCCACAATTTTGAGCCATCATGGTTAATAAGGCATAACCGCATTGTTGAAAGGCACGGTTAACAAACTTAAGCACTTGATTGGTTGACTGACAGGGTAATTTTCCACTTGTTGCGTAATATTTAAAAAGGAACTTTAAACTTAGAGAAAGATAACTCTTATGAGTTTAGATACATTATTGATGGCGTTTATGTTAACGATGAGCAAGCAGATGCTTTTAAAAGCAATGAATTCGCATCGGAAAACGGAGTGTTAACGGTATAGTTAAAACTAAAAAAATTAAACTAAAAAGCGCTTTCAAATTTTTTGAAGGCGCTTTTTTATTTAAATAAGTAAAATTGTTATACAGCTACAACACCCTTAATGTGAGGGTGCGGATTGTAATCTACCAAAGTAAAATCATCAAAAGTAAAGTCGAAAATATCTTTAATTTCAGGATTTAAAATCATTTTTGGCAGCGGTCTTAAATCACGAGATAATTGTAATTCCAATTGCTCGTAGTGGTTGCTGTAAATATGTGCATCACCAAAAGTGTGAATAAATTCGCCTACTTGATAGCCACAAACTTGAGCCATCATCATGGTAAACAAGGCATAACTTGCAATATTAAAAGGCACACCTAAAAAGATGTCGGCACTACGCTGGTAGAGCTGACAGGATAGCTTGCCATCGGCAACATAAAACTGAAAAAAGGCATGACAAGGCGGTAAAGCGGCTTTTCCGTCGGCTACATTTTCGCTAAAACTTTTTGAAGTGTCTGGTAACACTGAAGGGTTCCAAGCAGAAACCAACATTCTACGGCTGTTTGGGTTGGTTTTTAAGGTGTTGATAACATCCTTAATCTGGTCTATTTCATCGCTATTCCAGTTACGCCATTGGTGTCCGTAAACAGGTCCTAAATCACCATTTTCGTCTGCCCATTCATTCCAAATTCTAACCCCATTTTCAGTTAGATACTTAATGTTTGTATCGCCTTTTAAGAACCATAAAAGTTCGTAAACAATCGATTTTAAGTGTAGTTTTTTTGTGGTAACCATAGGGAAACCCTCACTTAA
Protein-coding regions in this window:
- a CDS encoding T9SS type A sorting domain-containing protein, whose protein sequence is MKKTLLITLSLLLMLAVVLIAKSNQTQEQTLVKIERKSINPTQQGKKKTLEERARYDEARNLYEYYRQVNPITGIISKADKNLELMNSKRSLLKKDIKSAKIPETTYSSRGPSNLGGRTRAVVVDRSDATGNTLIAGGVSGGVFRTTNGGTSWTKVSANDEIHNVTTIVQDPRSGFESTWYYGTGEGLGNSASKSGAFYFGQGIWQSTNGGLTWAQMPSTSSGSQEVFDNVFDIIFNLAVHPTTGELFAAVVGRIMRFDGFTWTTERDGSPSSTSDATDIAITSSGRVYAAFSGTHDASIEGVWTSSTGNSTTGIWSRINASDFTPTGRVVLALAPSNQDKLYTLFVNGTISDCDTTPAVEADLWMWDQSTTTYTNFSSKLPDEIGCSDGNDPFGVQGGYDLVVSVKPDDEDFVLIGGTNAYKIEDIVVDATFTRIGGYASAAGYASYSNHHADIHALVFSPFSSNVLFSGTDGGVHATADITAATVAWSSLNNNYQTYQFYHVSIDPDSGSDFVIGGAQDNGTTVGGTSIGASSTTSHIPLLSGDGVSVAIPNYAGCGISFFGGSQNGTLYRYCQNTSGYTEITPRMSTMPDVLYPSQFVTYYHVDPENTNAIYYASEGTLLRSTDGANVTQDTWTSLSDTNTAFGHADYFQAFSTTRGAYDAATSYLLMGGDEGHIYRLNDPQNAVNISTAIDITPPTATIGFPSIVTGLAIHPTNNDIVLATYSNYGTESIFLTTNATNATPTWTLVERNLSAHSIRSAAITEVAGQTLYFVGTARGLYSTSDPTTTDWAREAPTEIGYALVSSLSYRPSDNHLLVGTHGNGMFETVITDNPLNVKHVNNISNHMSLYPNPVENEINLKFAGNYGKVSNYMITNISGQSVLNGADLLSNKIDVTNLQTGIYFIKVKIGDKFGTKKFIKI
- a CDS encoding thymidylate synthase; this translates as MLKFVNRAFQQCGYALLTMMAQNCGCQVDEFILIFGNTHIYKNHYQQLELQLSRDSRPLPQMILKPEVKDISTLLLMIFIW
- a CDS encoding thymidylate synthase yields the protein MKQYHDLVKHVLENGNEKGDRTGTGTKSVFGHQMRFDLSEGFPMVTTKKLHLKSIVYELLWFLKGDTNIKYLTENGVRIWNEWADENGDLGPVYGHQWRNWNSDEIDQIKDVINTLKTNPNSRRMLVSAWNPSVLPDTSKSFSENVADGKAALPPCHAFFQFYVADGKLSCQLYQRSADIFLGVPFNIASYALFTMMMAQVCGYQVGEFIHTFGDAHIYSNHYEQLELQLSRDLRPLPKMILNPEIKDIFDFTFDDFTLVDYNPHPHIKGVVAV